The genomic stretch TCCGGGGAAGTACGGCCAAACCATCGAGGACATGTCATCGCTGGCGATATTTCTCACCTGGGCCGGTGACGCCTGGACCGGATAGGCTTCTTCTACATCGATGAAGACGGCGCTGCCACCGTAGTGCCAAGAGGAAACATGAAGACTCATTTCTGTGGCCTCTTCAGTTCGTCAGGAGGCTGGATGTTTATGATGCCGTTACTCTTCAGGACGTAGACGGGATTGCCCTCATTGTCGTATTCGTCGATTACGCGCCACACCTCCGAGAGCACAACCTTCTGTTTCAACTGAGTGCCATCGGCCAGCAGATAGGTACTCCAGGGCTCGCTGGAGGTGGTCACCTCAATAAGTTCGGCCTCTTTCGGGGGCTCGTTAGGCCTGACCGGGATCTTCTTCCTCATGCTGCCACGCTCACTCTCTGGCCTCGCTGGTCGGGGTCCACCCGGAACGGCGCGTAGCCGTCCTGTAACTGTCCGTCATTTCTGACTTTCGAGCCATGGCGACCTTACGTGCCAAGGGTAGCATGCTCGCCCTCGCCTGGGCCACCCCATTCGGTGTCGGAGGAGGACCACCTTCCCACCTCGGCCCGAGGCCTGTCAACGGCCAACTTGTTGACACCCGGTGTCGGAGAAACACCGAAACACCCAACTACCTCAGTTGCCGCCGGGCCGGGTGCCTCACCGGGCGTGGGACGGGACGATGACGAAGCGGAAGCGCGCCTCCGGCCGGGCGTAGCGCGCCAGCGCTTCGCGCACCTCCTCCGCGGTGAAGCGCTGGTAGTCGGTTGCCAGGCGCGCGATGTCGTCCAGCGACGACCCCCGGTAGTCGAGCGTCGCGAGCCGCTCGGCCCAGAAGTCCGACCCCTTCGTCACCTCGTCGAGCAAGGTGGCGAGCTGCTGCTTGGCCACCGCCAGCTCGTCGGCGGTGGGCCCGTGAGCGGCGAAGGAGTCGAACATCTCCTCGACGGCATCCGCCAGCGCCACGGCCTTGGCGGGATCGGTGGGCGCCTGGGCCGCGAAGACCCCGAACCCCGGGTAGGCCTCGCCGGGCCGCGAGTACGCGCCGATGCTGTAGACGAGCTGCCGCTCCTCGCGGAGCGTGCGGGTCATGCGGGTCGAGAGCACGCGCGAGGCCAGGGCGAGGAGCCGGCTGTCGCGCACGCTGGTGGCATCGGCGCCGAAGAAGCCGGCGAGCACCTGGGCCTGGTCGGTGGGCGTCGCCACCGTCCGTGCCACCTGGATGGGACCGCCCGGGCGCGGGACCGCCCGCTGGGTGGCCAGCGTCGCAGCGTCGATGCGCGGCCGGGGCGGCAGCGAGCCGAGGGAGCGCGCCACGAGGGCGATGGCGCGGGCGCGGTCGATGTCGCCCACCACCGCGACCTCCATCGGCGCGCGCGCGATCAACGCGCCGAGCCAGGCCTGCGCGGCCTCGCGCGTGAGCGCTCGCACCTGGGCCGCCGTCGCGGGGCGCAGGCGCGCCTCGGCGACAGGATAGAACGCCTCGGCCTGGGCCAGGGCCAGGACGCCTCTCGGCTGGACCGCCTGCTCGGCGATCTCCGCGAGCCTCCGCTCCCTCCACTGCTCGAGCCCGGCGGCCTCCACCACGGGATCGGTCAGCAGGAGATGGGCCAGCTGGAGCCCGTGCTCGAGCGAGGCCGGGTCCCCCGAGACGGTCAGCGTGACGCTGTCCGCTCCGAAGCCGCCGCTCACGCGGACCTTCTTGTCCGTCATGAGCCTCCGGATGTCGGTGCTCGACAGCGAGCCGCCGGCCGGGCGGTCCCAGGCGCGCATGGCCGCCTCGGTGATGCCCCGGTTGTCAGCGCGCTCCTCGATGACGCCGCCGGCCAGCGCGATCCGGATGACCGCCTCGTGCCGGCGCTGGACCACTTGCCGGTGATGCACCCGGACCCCGTTGTCGAGCCAGCCCGACCAGACGCCCGTCGCCTCGTGCCGGCTCTCCTCGACCACCAGGCCGCCCGGCAGCGGCGCGGCCGGCAGCCGGGGCGCCGGCGCCCGCTCGAGCGCCGGCGCCGGGCGTACGTCGAGGGCGCTACGTCCCAGCGCGCTCAGCTGGGCCTCCGAGGGCGCCGACACGCCGGAGGGGACCGTGAGGACGAAGACCACGTGGGTCGGGTCGAACGCGGCGGTGAACACGCGCGAGACCTCGTCGGCCGTGATGCCGGGGAGCAGGCGCCTCTGCAGGGCCAGGCGCTGGGCGGCCGACAGCGGGGGCTCGCGCCGCGCCACCGACTGACTGATCTGCCGGAGCAACGATCGCGCGGGCAGCGTCGGCTCCTGCTGGACCGCCTGCTCCGTCTCGGCGATCAGCCCGGCCCGCGCCTCGTCGATCTCGGCCGGCGTGAATCCGTGCTGGCGGGCGCGCTGGAGCGCCGTGGAGAGGTCGGCCAGCGCCTCTCGCCACCGCGCCGGTGCGGCGGTGGCCTGGACGGTGACGATGCGCGCGGCGTGCGCCCACTCGGTGACGGACGCGCCGCCCTTCAGGAAGGCGACACCTCCGGACGCCAGCTCGGCATCGAGCCGGCGGTTGAACGTCCAGCTGCCGAGGTACTCGGCGAGCTGTCGGCGATAGGCGGGCACCGTGGTCACCGGGGGCCGCGCCAGCTCCACCCGGGTCAGCTCGATCTCCGCCTGGGTCAGCTCGGGATCCGTGACGACGATGGCGCGTGTCCCGGTGGTCGCGGCGACCCCGGCGGGGGGCGGCTGGGGACGGGCCACGCTGCGGGCGTCGCCGAAGTGCCGGGCGATGCTCCCCACCACGCCCGCGGGCTCCACGTCGCCGACGGTCATCACCGTCATGTTGCTGGCCACGTACCAGCGCGCGTAGTAGTCGCGGAACTCGGCCGGGCCCACCGAGCGGATCGCCGCCTCGGTGCCGATGGGCAGCCGCCGGCCCAGCGTCGACTCTGGCGCAAGGCGACGCAGCACCTCGTCGCGCACCCGCTGCCGGGCGCCGGCGTATGCGCGCTTCTCTTCCAGGATGATCTGGCGCTCGGCGTCGATCTCCCGGGGGAGGAGGCTCATTCGGAACGCGATGTCGGCGAGGTAGAGGAAACCGCGGTCGACGGTCTCCGCTCGCGTGTCGGGCAGGGCCAGGGTATACACCGTCCGGTCGAGGCCCGTGAAGGCGTTCTGGTCGCGACCGAAGGACAGCCCGAGCGACTGGAAGTACGGGATGAGCGAGCCCGGGGGGAAGTTCGTCGAGCCGTTGAAGGCCATGTGCTCGAGATAGTGCGCGAGGCCGCGGGTCTCCTCGGTCTCGTTGAGTGAGCCCGCGGCCACGTGCAGCCACATCGCGACGCGCCCCGGCGGGTTTGGGCTCCGGCGGACGATGTAGGCGAGCCCGTTGTCCAGGCGACCCGTCACCAGCGCCGGATCGGTCGGCAGCAACTCGGTGGCGCCCGCCGCTGGACCCGTCGCCGTCGCGTCCGGCGGGGGGCTCCCGGCGCAGGCGCCGAGCAGAAGGACGGCCAGCCCCAAGACGGCCGGCCGGAGCGTGGCCCAACGCCGGCGGGCCCGCTCACCGAGTTCTCGGATCACCGTCCCCTGGGCGTGCATGGACCATGCTACCGCGGCGGCGGCCCCGCCGCGATCTCTACCGTAGCAGGAAGCGCTTCGTCTTGCCGGACGCCGTCTTGGGAATCGCGCCCACGAACTCGATGACGCGGGGGACCTTGTAGGCGGCGAGGTTCTGGCGGCAATGCGCTTCCAGCTCCCCGGCGGTGACTGTGCCCTCCGGCTTGAGGACGACGCACGCCTTGGGGATCTCCCCCTTCGCCTCGTCGGCCACGCCCACCACCGCGACGTCCAGCACGGCGGGGTGGGCGTACATCACGTCTTCCACTTCCTTCGGGTAGATGTTGTAGCCACCGCAGATGATGGTGTCCTTGATGCGGTCCACGATGTAGACGTAGCCCTCGGCGTCCATGTACGCCACGTCACCGCTGTGGTACCAGCCGCCGCGCAGGGCCTCCGCGGTGGCCTCGGCCCCGTTCACGTACCCCAAGGGAAGGTTCGGGCCGCGGAACACCAGCTCGCCCCGCTCGCCCGTGGGCACGTCACGATCCTGCCCGTCCACGATGCGCACCTCCACGCCTTCGATCGCCTTCCCACAGGAGCCGTCCGGCCGCTTCCCCCTGGGATCGCCCAGCGTCACGAACGAGTGGGCCTCGGTGATCCCGTAGCCGTCCACGAGCGGAACACCGTACAGCGTCTCGAACTCGTGCATGAGCTTGGCGGGCAGCACGGCGCCCGCCGATTTGGCGATGCGCAGCGATGTCAGATCGTACGTGGCCCGGTCCGGGACGTTGACGAGGTAATTGAACATGGTGGGCACGCCGGGGAAGACGGTGATCCGGTGCTCCTGGATCGCCTGGAGGACCCCGTCCGGCGTGAACCGCTCCAGGATCACCTGGCCGGCGCCCGCCATCATGACCTGGATCATGCAGCTGTTCAGCGCGTAGGAATGGAAGAGCGGCAGCGCGCAGAGGACGATATCGTCCTCGCGGTAGCCGAACCGGTCCGCGACGGCGGCGCCCACGTGCGTGGCGCCGAGGTGCGTGAGGATCGCCCCCTTCGGCCGGCCCGTGGTGCCGGACGTGTAGCCGAGCCAGGCGACGTCCTCCGTCTTCACCGGCACGTCGTGGTGGGGACCGCCCTGCAAGACATCGTCGAAGCGAACCGCATCCGGCGGTGGCGTCCCCCCGTGGACCACGACCGTCTCCAGGCGCCCGGTGTCGGGGCGGACTTCCTGCACGCTGGGCAGGAGCGCGGGCGCGGTGAAGATCACCTTCGACTCGGAGTCCTGGAGGACGAACCGGATCTCGCGCGCCGTGAGCAAGGCGTTGAGGAACA from Candidatus Rokuibacteriota bacterium encodes the following:
- a CDS encoding long-chain-fatty-acid--CoA ligase, which produces MRGDLKQLVMPLGDLIRTQAARYGSKMLFECHGVRRSYADFDERTTRLAGGLQALGVRPGDKVACYMPNSIELIEAYYATSKAGAVTVFLNALLTAREIRFVLQDSESKVIFTAPALLPSVQEVRPDTGRLETVVVHGGTPPPDAVRFDDVLQGGPHHDVPVKTEDVAWLGYTSGTTGRPKGAILTHLGATHVGAAVADRFGYREDDIVLCALPLFHSYALNSCMIQVMMAGAGQVILERFTPDGVLQAIQEHRITVFPGVPTMFNYLVNVPDRATYDLTSLRIAKSAGAVLPAKLMHEFETLYGVPLVDGYGITEAHSFVTLGDPRGKRPDGSCGKAIEGVEVRIVDGQDRDVPTGERGELVFRGPNLPLGYVNGAEATAEALRGGWYHSGDVAYMDAEGYVYIVDRIKDTIICGGYNIYPKEVEDVMYAHPAVLDVAVVGVADEAKGEIPKACVVLKPEGTVTAGELEAHCRQNLAAYKVPRVIEFVGAIPKTASGKTKRFLLR
- a CDS encoding insulinase family protein; this translates as MHAQGTVIRELGERARRRWATLRPAVLGLAVLLLGACAGSPPPDATATGPAAGATELLPTDPALVTGRLDNGLAYIVRRSPNPPGRVAMWLHVAAGSLNETEETRGLAHYLEHMAFNGSTNFPPGSLIPYFQSLGLSFGRDQNAFTGLDRTVYTLALPDTRAETVDRGFLYLADIAFRMSLLPREIDAERQIILEEKRAYAGARQRVRDEVLRRLAPESTLGRRLPIGTEAAIRSVGPAEFRDYYARWYVASNMTVMTVGDVEPAGVVGSIARHFGDARSVARPQPPPAGVAATTGTRAIVVTDPELTQAEIELTRVELARPPVTTVPAYRRQLAEYLGSWTFNRRLDAELASGGVAFLKGGASVTEWAHAARIVTVQATAAPARWREALADLSTALQRARQHGFTPAEIDEARAGLIAETEQAVQQEPTLPARSLLRQISQSVARREPPLSAAQRLALQRRLLPGITADEVSRVFTAAFDPTHVVFVLTVPSGVSAPSEAQLSALGRSALDVRPAPALERAPAPRLPAAPLPGGLVVEESRHEATGVWSGWLDNGVRVHHRQVVQRRHEAVIRIALAGGVIEERADNRGITEAAMRAWDRPAGGSLSSTDIRRLMTDKKVRVSGGFGADSVTLTVSGDPASLEHGLQLAHLLLTDPVVEAAGLEQWRERRLAEIAEQAVQPRGVLALAQAEAFYPVAEARLRPATAAQVRALTREAAQAWLGALIARAPMEVAVVGDIDRARAIALVARSLGSLPPRPRIDAATLATQRAVPRPGGPIQVARTVATPTDQAQVLAGFFGADATSVRDSRLLALASRVLSTRMTRTLREERQLVYSIGAYSRPGEAYPGFGVFAAQAPTDPAKAVALADAVEEMFDSFAAHGPTADELAVAKQQLATLLDEVTKGSDFWAERLATLDYRGSSLDDIARLATDYQRFTAEEVREALARYARPEARFRFVIVPSHAR